Part of the Leptolyngbya sp. KIOST-1 genome, TATCCCAAGCCTACCGCAGGAATTCATACCTCTTGGCCTGAGCGGCGGTGGTGCTCTATCCTTAGGCTAAATTTTCCTACTTTCCGTTTCTAAAGCGAGGATGAGACAATACCTGGACAGCTTTTCTTTGGGTCCGCTCTAAGGATAATCTGGTAAGACTTTAGCTACGGCTGAGGTTTTGCTGTTTGCCCCTCGCTATGAATGTTATGGAGTTTAGAACCCCCGGACAGGAGGAGGTTTACCATCGAATTTTGCCCTGGATGCACGAGCTATTTGGCGAGTCGCTGGTGGTCTTTGAGGACGAGCCCCTGTTCATCGTCAACCTAGGATCCGCCGTAGCCTCCACCCGTGTTGTGCCCTGGCATCAGGATGAAACCCTGATTACCACCCGGTCCTACGTGGTCACCGACATTCAGCTCACCGCTGAACTGAGCTATTACCTTTTGCGCGAAAACAA contains:
- a CDS encoding YbjN domain-containing protein, which encodes MNVMEFRTPGQEEVYHRILPWMHELFGESLVVFEDEPLFIVNLGSAVASTRVVPWHQDETLITTRSYVVTDIQLTAELSYYLLRENNGIYFGRFAYDAEDDIVFEHSLVGETCDRRGLNHSVTTVIRIADNYDDEIVARWGGKRALDRWAS